In one window of Hymenobacter nivis DNA:
- a CDS encoding alpha/beta fold hydrolase — MNALQRNNVKVSGQGTQAIVFVHGFGCDQHMWRLIAPVFEVHYRVVLLDLVGAGQSDLAAYDPAHYAALGAHAADVLAVLRTLGLHGVVLVGHSVGATIGALAAAQEPVRVARLVLVAPTPRFLNDDGYLGGFEPADLEELFGALDDNYLAWAADLAPVVMGYPDRPELAAELTRSFCRTDPVIARHFARVTFWSDHRADLARVRTPTLILQSARDALVPLAVGVYLNQHLRGSQLVVLNTLGHCPHLSAPRATTAAIEQFLPPPVR; from the coding sequence ATGAATGCTTTACAACGCAACAACGTCAAAGTTTCGGGGCAGGGCACGCAAGCCATCGTGTTTGTGCACGGCTTCGGCTGCGACCAGCACATGTGGCGGCTGATTGCCCCGGTCTTTGAGGTCCACTACCGGGTGGTGCTGCTCGACCTGGTGGGCGCTGGCCAGTCGGACCTGGCCGCTTACGACCCGGCCCACTACGCCGCGCTGGGCGCCCACGCGGCCGACGTGCTAGCGGTGCTGCGGACCCTGGGCCTGCACGGCGTTGTGCTCGTGGGCCACTCGGTGGGCGCCACCATCGGGGCGCTGGCCGCTGCGCAGGAGCCGGTGCGAGTGGCCCGGCTGGTGCTGGTGGCACCCACGCCCCGGTTCCTCAACGACGACGGCTACCTTGGGGGCTTCGAGCCGGCCGACCTGGAGGAGCTGTTTGGGGCCTTGGATGATAATTACCTGGCCTGGGCCGCGGATTTGGCCCCAGTGGTGATGGGCTACCCCGACCGGCCGGAGCTGGCCGCCGAGCTCACCCGCAGCTTTTGCCGCACCGACCCGGTGATTGCCCGGCACTTTGCCCGCGTCACGTTCTGGAGCGACCATCGGGCCGACCTGGCCCGCGTGCGTACCCCGACGCTGATCCTGCAAAGCGCCCGCGACGCGCTGGTACCGCTGGCGGTGGGGGTCTACCTCAACCAACACCTGCGGGGCAGCCAGTTGGTGGTGCTCAACACCCTGGGTCACTGCCCGCACCTGAGCGCCCCGCGGGCTACCACCGCGGCTATCGAACAGTTTCTACCCCCACCCGTACGCTAA